A stretch of the Duncaniella dubosii genome encodes the following:
- the cobT gene encoding nicotinate-nucleotide--dimethylbenzimidazole phosphoribosyltransferase has protein sequence MMTFSIQPVDTALKAAVTDKIDNLTKPKGSLGRLEELAARICLIQQTLTPELRHPHNVLFAADHGVIAEGVSVSPKEVTWQQLGHFSKGGAGINFLCDQHGFRLVLVDAGVDYDIPAGHGIIDKKVRKSTRNFRHEAAMTAGEFRLCLERGAEVIDEIHDSTGCNIVSFGEMGSGNTSSSSMWMHLFTGIPLKQCIGAGAGLDSAGIRHKYEVLSDALSRYDGDDSVESKMAWFGGYEMVMAVGAMLRAAELGMVIIVDGFIMTSCILAASRLYPAVLDYAVFGHQGDESGHKLMLENLGVRALLHLDLRLGEGSGAVCAYPIIESAVRMINHMDSFKDVNVTKYF, from the coding sequence ATCATGACATTTTCAATCCAACCTGTCGACACGGCTCTCAAAGCCGCTGTCACAGACAAAATCGACAATCTTACAAAGCCTAAAGGGTCGCTTGGCCGTCTTGAAGAACTTGCGGCACGTATATGTCTGATTCAGCAGACTCTCACTCCCGAACTCCGTCACCCACACAATGTGCTTTTTGCCGCTGACCACGGTGTGATAGCCGAAGGCGTGAGTGTCTCGCCTAAAGAGGTCACATGGCAGCAGCTCGGACATTTCTCCAAAGGGGGCGCCGGCATCAACTTTCTCTGTGATCAGCATGGTTTCCGTCTTGTGCTTGTCGATGCGGGAGTCGACTACGATATTCCCGCCGGCCACGGCATCATTGACAAGAAAGTCCGTAAGTCGACACGGAATTTCCGTCATGAGGCTGCCATGACAGCAGGTGAATTCCGGCTTTGTCTTGAGCGTGGCGCTGAGGTGATTGATGAAATTCATGATTCGACCGGCTGCAATATCGTAAGTTTCGGTGAGATGGGGAGCGGCAACACTTCGTCGTCGTCAATGTGGATGCACCTTTTTACAGGCATACCCTTGAAGCAGTGTATCGGTGCAGGAGCAGGACTTGACTCGGCGGGCATACGACATAAATATGAAGTGCTGTCCGACGCGCTCTCCCGTTATGACGGAGATGACTCTGTTGAATCCAAGATGGCTTGGTTCGGAGGATATGAGATGGTGATGGCTGTCGGAGCTATGCTCCGGGCGGCTGAGCTCGGCATGGTGATAATTGTCGACGGTTTCATCATGACAAGTTGCATCCTTGCCGCTTCGCGTCTTTATCCTGCGGTGCTTGACTATGCCGTGTTCGGTCATCAGGGCGACGAGAGCGGCCATAAACTGATGCTCGAAAATCTTGGCGTACGTGCGCTGCTTCATCTCGACCTGCGTCTCGGCGAAGGATCAGGAGCTGTGTGTGCCTATCCTATAATCGAGTCGGCAGTCAGAATGATCAATCACATGGATTCGTTCAAGGATGTGAATGTGACAAAATATTTCTGA
- a CDS encoding N-acetyltransferase — MTSARKKNIRLKYVKPAPKQTQKELLQIVEEKTPYSDIDFQIRLMTDTDYMNMSAFSCGVELLDKFFHYEIKECVNHHYLSAYCAFLDSKEIVAVFTLMNDALMIVSHTEKEDFIDDMRLDTSSDIVDFFKRQSSYPAINIGHLGISVNHQRNGIGSAIIDLVADTFSNYSQAGCQFITVDALNNEKAILFYLNNQFNFQTNRDHYSPTRRMYRIL, encoded by the coding sequence ATGACTTCAGCACGGAAGAAAAACATCAGATTGAAGTACGTCAAGCCCGCACCAAAGCAAACGCAAAAAGAATTATTACAAATTGTGGAGGAAAAAACCCCTTACTCGGATATTGATTTCCAAATAAGACTCATGACTGACACAGACTATATGAATATGTCTGCGTTCTCATGTGGGGTTGAACTTCTTGACAAATTTTTCCACTACGAGATAAAAGAATGTGTCAATCATCATTACCTTTCCGCATATTGTGCATTCCTTGATTCAAAAGAAATCGTTGCTGTGTTCACATTAATGAATGACGCACTGATGATTGTGAGCCATACGGAAAAAGAAGATTTTATCGATGACATGAGGCTGGATACGAGTAGTGATATTGTTGATTTTTTTAAACGCCAATCATCATATCCAGCTATTAATATCGGACATCTTGGAATATCTGTCAACCATCAAAGAAATGGAATAGGTTCTGCCATAATAGATCTCGTAGCCGATACATTTTCAAATTACAGTCAAGCCGGATGCCAATTTATAACCGTCGACGCGCTTAACAACGAAAAAGCCATTCTCTTCTATCTGAACAATCAATTCAATTTCCAGACAAACCGGGATCATTATTCACCGACAAGACGCATGTATCGTATTTTATAG
- a CDS encoding lysylphosphatidylglycerol synthase transmembrane domain-containing protein: MQTSTHPSPVSRRSRFEIVGCVLKVILPLAVSAGLILWLFHKVNIHQVESIIKQGVDYRYIIAMMVLTVLSHIIRGIRWGIQLRAAGIPRIPVVAESVSIFGAYALNLVFPFLGEAWRCVYITRREGCKLSTVVGTDLGDRASDGIMIFLIIILTLFVAHPAMDRFLDRYPIGEDIQRVMTAGGMWVIVIAVIAMLVVSDYCFRNTSFVKGINISIIRIWDGFKVLFHMKGTGLYLILTLGIWICYFFEAYVCFFAFPLPVSLSRIRLIRWGLCRDW; the protein is encoded by the coding sequence GTGCAGACATCTACTCATCCATCCCCGGTCTCCCGCCGTAGCCGATTTGAAATTGTCGGGTGCGTGCTCAAGGTCATCCTGCCGTTGGCTGTTTCGGCGGGACTGATTTTATGGCTTTTTCATAAAGTCAACATCCATCAGGTAGAGTCAATAATAAAGCAGGGTGTCGATTATCGCTATATTATCGCTATGATGGTGCTGACAGTGCTCTCACATATCATACGAGGCATCAGGTGGGGCATTCAGTTGCGTGCTGCCGGCATCCCTCGCATTCCGGTAGTCGCGGAAAGTGTGTCGATTTTCGGGGCATACGCTCTGAATCTTGTGTTTCCGTTTCTGGGTGAGGCGTGGCGTTGTGTCTACATCACCCGTCGTGAGGGGTGTAAGCTGTCGACAGTCGTCGGCACAGACCTTGGCGACAGGGCATCGGACGGCATAATGATATTCCTTATAATCATTCTGACTCTTTTTGTGGCTCATCCGGCGATGGACCGTTTCCTTGACCGTTATCCGATTGGCGAGGATATCCAACGGGTGATGACCGCCGGAGGCATGTGGGTCATTGTGATTGCTGTGATTGCCATGTTGGTCGTGAGTGACTACTGTTTTCGCAACACATCATTTGTCAAGGGAATCAATATAAGTATTATCAGAATATGGGACGGTTTCAAGGTGCTGTTCCACATGAAAGGCACAGGGCTCTATCTCATTCTGACCCTTGGGATATGGATTTGTTATTTCTTCGAGGCTTATGTTTGTTTCTTTGCCTTCCCTTTACCCGTGAGCTTGTCACGCATTCGGCTTATCCGTTGGGGCTTGTGCCGGGACTGGTAG
- a CDS encoding VOC family protein, with product MDFKLHFDHYNINVADRDRSMEFYRKALGLKEVGHIDGPDGAFTITYMGDGSTGFRLELTCMRDHPQPYDLGENETHLALRLDAGQDYERLREFHRQMGVVCYENPAMGIYFIEDPDGYWIELLRPEKL from the coding sequence ATGGATTTCAAACTTCATTTCGATCACTACAATATCAACGTGGCAGACCGTGACCGTTCGATGGAATTTTATCGGAAAGCATTGGGGCTTAAAGAGGTCGGCCATATCGACGGCCCTGACGGGGCGTTTACAATCACCTATATGGGCGACGGTTCTACCGGTTTTCGCTTGGAACTGACATGTATGCGCGACCATCCGCAGCCCTACGACCTCGGCGAAAACGAAACTCATCTCGCACTCCGTCTTGATGCCGGACAGGACTATGAAAGACTCCGTGAGTTTCACCGGCAGATGGGGGTGGTGTGTTATGAGAATCCTGCAATGGGAATATATTTCATCGAAGACCCTGACGGCTACTGGATTGAACTGCTGCGCCCGGAAAAACTTTGA
- a CDS encoding GNAT family N-acetyltransferase produces the protein MDISNTDTPTVTDNNERRHSIRPCHETDYPSIVALWERSVRATHEFLTEDDILEIKSKLASEYFPAVDIHILDVDGKPGGFIGMAGNKIEMLFVDSFCQGKGCGTALFDFAIGKGAKLVDVNEQNPAALVFYRSKGFRSVDRTPTDDAGRPFPILHLSL, from the coding sequence ATGGATATTTCAAATACAGATACCCCAACCGTTACAGATAACAATGAACGCCGACATAGCATCAGGCCATGCCACGAAACGGACTATCCTTCAATCGTTGCCCTGTGGGAACGGTCAGTACGCGCTACACATGAATTTCTCACCGAAGATGACATACTTGAGATAAAATCAAAACTTGCCTCAGAATATTTTCCGGCTGTTGACATCCACATTCTTGATGTCGACGGTAAACCGGGTGGTTTCATCGGCATGGCCGGAAACAAGATTGAAATGCTGTTTGTCGACTCATTTTGTCAGGGCAAGGGATGTGGAACGGCCCTGTTTGATTTCGCCATCGGGAAAGGAGCTAAGCTTGTTGATGTCAACGAACAGAATCCCGCAGCACTTGTATTCTACAGGTCAAAAGGATTCCGGAGCGTCGACCGCACCCCGACCGACGATGCCGGACGCCCTTTTCCCATACTTCATCTGTCGCTGTGA
- a CDS encoding DNA polymerase III subunit, which translates to MKFSQIPDHENVKRQLRDMVADHRIPHALLLHGPAGIGKFLTARTFSQYLHCRSPLPEGEPCGECPACRQHESFNHVDSLYVFPVVKTDKLKAPVSDDYMTEFKEFVEASPFMDFERWTGYFDKKNAQPVIYVSESEALEQRLSVTTTVSKYKTVIIWLPEKMNEQTANKLLKLIEEPFSDTIFILVSDNAKAILPTIYSRCRPIEMKRLSDETIASYLTSRLAIDPQDALAMAHIAAGDINSALRAMDATSVSRMFFDYFVRLMRLAYQRDVKALKEWSTDLAALGREQEIKFYDYAQRLIRENFVYNFRVPDLLYLNREEAGFSKNFARFITENNAEKIICEMDRAITDIAGNANGKIVNFDFAIKMIILIKNF; encoded by the coding sequence ATGAAGTTCAGCCAGATTCCAGACCACGAGAATGTAAAGCGACAGTTGCGCGACATGGTCGCCGACCATCGTATCCCCCATGCCCTCCTGCTCCACGGCCCGGCAGGAATAGGTAAGTTCCTGACAGCACGCACATTTTCACAATATCTCCACTGCCGGTCACCGCTGCCCGAAGGAGAGCCTTGCGGAGAGTGCCCAGCGTGCCGTCAGCATGAATCGTTCAATCATGTCGACAGCCTGTATGTGTTTCCTGTCGTCAAGACCGACAAGCTGAAAGCGCCTGTGTCAGACGACTACATGACGGAATTCAAGGAATTTGTCGAGGCAAGCCCGTTTATGGATTTCGAGCGCTGGACAGGATATTTCGACAAGAAAAACGCCCAGCCGGTCATCTATGTCAGCGAAAGTGAAGCGCTCGAACAACGTCTTTCGGTCACAACCACGGTGTCGAAATACAAGACAGTCATAATCTGGCTGCCTGAAAAGATGAACGAACAGACGGCCAACAAGCTGTTAAAACTTATCGAAGAACCCTTCTCCGACACAATCTTCATACTCGTTTCCGACAACGCCAAGGCCATCCTGCCGACCATATATTCCCGATGCCGTCCGATAGAGATGAAACGTCTGAGCGACGAGACAATCGCATCGTATCTGACATCGCGTCTCGCCATCGACCCGCAGGACGCTCTCGCAATGGCCCACATAGCCGCAGGCGACATCAACAGCGCCCTGCGCGCAATGGACGCGACAAGCGTCAGCCGCATGTTCTTCGACTATTTCGTCAGGCTGATGCGTCTGGCCTATCAGCGCGATGTCAAAGCCCTAAAAGAATGGAGCACCGATCTTGCCGCCCTCGGCCGGGAGCAGGAGATAAAATTCTATGACTATGCCCAGCGGCTCATACGCGAGAACTTCGTGTATAACTTCCGTGTGCCCGACCTCCTTTATCTCAACCGCGAGGAAGCAGGCTTCAGTAAAAATTTCGCCCGCTTCATAACAGAGAACAATGCCGAAAAAATCATCTGTGAAATGGACCGCGCCATCACCGACATTGCCGGCAACGCCAACGGAAAGATTGTCAATTTTGATTTCGCGATAAAAATGATAATCCTCATCAAGAATTTCTGA
- a CDS encoding PD-(D/E)XK nuclease family protein, whose product MTPFLQQVASVYINNELPQLADYCFVFPNKRSGVFFRHYLSLEAKGRPFIMPEIGTIAEVTNRFSALTEAPRLDQLFILYNEYRELSDDVVDFDQFIFWGEMLLNDFNDVDLYLVDPHKLFVNLKRFREVSSNYLTEEQVEIINRYWGERFVHTSPDEFWNHLHHQPTSLESKFLKLWEVLDTLFERFKKRLLDNGMASRGMFARNAVNYLSRGGDTRLPFERYIFVGFNVLTLAEIKIFEKLQAKGIADFYWDMASPAFADEGNRAAFFMRRNVECFPSRYNLAELYPEKPTFPYIHITGVPTAFGQTKAAGLQLQKWIADGTIGNPANAIDTAIVLPDESLFIPMIHAVPPGITALNVTMGFPLKSTSISSLMSAIVALHLRASRSREEWSYFYEDLRSVLTHPLLQAIDPDGCNALLRLMLDRRLYMVPVSKITETAPALAFVFSPVHDTNGVEEVHSYFFRLIEGLRAYTLVHKELKIENYFLDTYLVELENLRAACSRWNITMRDKTFIELLQRTISSVSVRFTGEPLAGLQVMGVLETRALDFDKLIMLSMNEHVFPHKQYTRSFIPDTLRKSYGMATTELQESIFAYSFYRLISRASQVRLFYDARTLSGKNSEISRYIAQLLYLFPECRIDHDLASFTTHPLDEETISVEKTAAIMEKMREFTPEGGKRTLSATAINDYINCPLSFYLKRICNLDLDEDVMDYMDSGTYGNILHEVAERLYKELRGDRDEVKVTTEILDSFIRDEVRLDTLITELINEKYNRLPEGDRTPLVGESLVLGKVMKHFLILMFRREKEIAPFDFIDGEHKVTATMKISDGLTINILQYIDRIDRIYPGSRYGEGLGLLRIVDYKTGSDKTDFSDIDELFNPETDHRRKAILQLMFYCNAYAGKIGFDGPIMPQIYSFKTMSTTGLQALKYQKNDFTDYRTINKEFIERFNATLTEMFDPNVPFTQAVDDSACKFCGFKPICRKH is encoded by the coding sequence ATGACTCCATTTCTCCAGCAAGTAGCCTCGGTATATATCAACAACGAACTTCCACAGCTCGCAGACTACTGCTTTGTTTTCCCAAACAAGCGCAGCGGTGTGTTTTTCCGCCACTACCTGTCGCTCGAAGCAAAAGGCCGTCCGTTCATCATGCCGGAAATTGGCACTATCGCAGAAGTGACAAACCGATTTTCGGCACTGACCGAAGCGCCGCGACTCGACCAGCTGTTCATACTATACAATGAATACCGCGAGCTGAGCGACGATGTGGTCGACTTTGACCAGTTCATTTTCTGGGGCGAGATGCTGCTCAACGATTTCAATGATGTCGACCTCTATCTCGTCGACCCTCACAAGCTGTTTGTCAATCTGAAACGCTTCCGCGAGGTCAGCTCCAACTATCTGACCGAGGAACAGGTTGAAATCATCAACCGTTACTGGGGTGAAAGATTCGTCCACACCAGTCCTGACGAATTCTGGAATCATCTTCATCACCAGCCGACTTCACTCGAAAGCAAATTTCTGAAACTGTGGGAGGTGCTCGACACACTTTTCGAACGTTTCAAAAAACGTCTCCTCGACAACGGGATGGCATCGCGCGGCATGTTTGCCCGCAACGCAGTCAACTACCTCAGCCGTGGAGGAGACACCCGTCTGCCGTTTGAAAGATATATCTTCGTCGGATTCAATGTGCTCACACTGGCGGAAATCAAGATATTCGAGAAACTTCAGGCAAAAGGAATCGCCGATTTCTACTGGGACATGGCCTCGCCGGCATTTGCCGACGAAGGCAACAGAGCCGCATTTTTCATGCGCCGCAATGTTGAGTGTTTTCCTTCGCGCTACAATCTTGCGGAACTCTATCCCGAAAAGCCGACATTCCCCTACATCCACATCACCGGCGTACCTACGGCATTCGGACAGACCAAAGCGGCCGGACTCCAGCTACAGAAATGGATTGCCGACGGAACGATCGGAAATCCCGCCAATGCCATTGACACGGCAATAGTGCTCCCCGACGAATCGCTCTTCATCCCGATGATCCACGCCGTCCCGCCGGGAATCACCGCACTCAATGTCACGATGGGCTTCCCGCTGAAAAGCACATCAATCTCATCGCTGATGTCGGCGATTGTCGCCCTTCATCTGAGGGCTTCGCGCTCCCGCGAGGAATGGAGCTACTTCTACGAGGACCTGCGGTCAGTGCTGACCCATCCGCTCCTTCAGGCAATCGACCCGGATGGATGTAACGCGCTGCTCAGGCTGATGCTCGACCGAAGGCTCTACATGGTCCCCGTGTCCAAAATCACCGAGACCGCCCCGGCACTGGCATTCGTGTTCAGTCCGGTGCACGACACAAACGGAGTCGAGGAAGTACACTCCTATTTTTTCAGGCTAATCGAAGGACTTCGCGCATATACGCTCGTACACAAGGAGCTGAAAATCGAAAACTATTTCCTCGACACCTATCTCGTAGAGCTTGAAAACCTACGTGCGGCATGCTCTCGATGGAACATCACCATGCGCGACAAGACATTCATCGAACTGCTTCAGCGGACCATCTCATCGGTCAGTGTCCGCTTCACCGGCGAGCCGCTTGCCGGACTTCAGGTGATGGGTGTGCTCGAAACCCGTGCGCTTGATTTCGATAAGCTCATAATGCTCTCGATGAACGAGCATGTGTTCCCCCACAAACAATACACCCGCTCGTTTATCCCCGACACGCTGCGGAAGAGCTACGGCATGGCCACCACGGAACTTCAGGAGTCGATATTCGCCTACTCGTTCTACCGTCTCATTTCGCGTGCGTCGCAGGTCAGACTCTTTTACGACGCGCGTACGCTGAGCGGAAAGAACAGTGAAATCTCACGCTATATAGCCCAGCTTCTCTATCTGTTTCCCGAATGCCGGATTGACCACGACCTCGCATCGTTCACCACACATCCGCTCGACGAGGAGACCATTTCAGTCGAGAAGACAGCCGCGATAATGGAAAAAATGCGTGAATTCACACCCGAAGGAGGCAAACGCACACTCTCGGCCACAGCAATAAACGACTACATCAACTGTCCGCTGTCGTTTTATCTGAAACGCATCTGCAATCTCGACCTTGACGAAGATGTGATGGATTATATGGACTCAGGGACATACGGCAACATCCTGCATGAAGTAGCCGAACGGCTCTACAAAGAGCTGCGCGGCGACCGAGACGAAGTGAAGGTCACAACTGAGATTCTCGACAGTTTCATCAGAGACGAAGTAAGACTCGACACACTCATCACAGAGCTAATCAATGAAAAATACAACCGTCTGCCCGAAGGCGACCGCACACCGCTCGTCGGCGAGAGCCTTGTACTCGGCAAGGTGATGAAACACTTCCTTATCCTTATGTTCCGTCGCGAGAAAGAGATAGCTCCGTTTGACTTCATCGACGGCGAGCACAAGGTAACGGCAACGATGAAAATTTCTGACGGACTGACAATCAACATACTCCAGTATATCGACAGAATCGACCGCATCTATCCCGGAAGCCGTTACGGCGAAGGACTCGGACTGCTGAGAATCGTCGACTACAAGACCGGCTCTGACAAGACTGATTTCTCCGATATCGACGAGCTCTTCAACCCGGAGACCGACCACAGACGCAAGGCAATCCTACAGCTGATGTTCTATTGTAACGCATACGCCGGAAAAATAGGTTTCGACGGGCCTATTATGCCACAGATCTATTCGTTCAAAACCATGTCGACCACGGGACTGCAAGCTCTGAAATATCAAAAAAA